Genomic DNA from Pseudomonadota bacterium:
CTTCGTCGTTAGGCTGACATCAAGCGCCTCGGCGAATACATCCTTCTAGGCCTCGGCCAGAGCCTTGGCCTGGGCCTCGGGAACGCCAGCGGCCTTGGGCCTTTCGACGAACTTGAGGGTATCAAAGGTGACGCTTGCCATAGCTGCAGTGTAGCACGCGCAAAGAACCTCTCGCGGGGCCGGCTTTTGGATTTTGGTGCGTGGGACGCACCCTACACAGGATCACACCCACGGGTCGATGGGCACCCGCACCCACGGCGAGCGAAACGAAGCGCGAGCACCCAGGAGTGTGTCCCAAGGATGGGACGAGCAACCGGAGTGTATATATTGAAATACATGAGGATTCCGAGCACCGATAACCTTCTCCCTGAGGGAGAAGGGACTTGCAGATTTGTCGAAGTCATTCTGTATAACATTGTCTGAGTGAGAATCTACGCTTTTCGGAGACTGCGCGCCGAAAAGTGGCCCCTGTCGGGGCAGTTCGTGGTACCGCAACATCGACAATTTTTTGTCGATGTTGTTTCGGTAAGCGCCTAAATAAGGATGCGTATGCCGATGGCCGCCACCACCAGCGCGAATAGCCGCTTCAGACTCGCGACCGGCAGGGTATGGGCGAGGCGCGCACCGAACGGGGCGAACAAGACGCCCCCCCCGGCCACCGCGGTCACGGCCGGCCAGTACAGATAACCGCTGCTCCAGTGCGGCAAACCGGCCCCATCCCAGCCCGTGATCAGGAACCCGAGCGCACCCGCGAGCGCGATCGGCAAACCGCAGGCCGCCGACGTGCCCACGGCTGGATGCATCGATACATTACACCATAACAACAGCGGTACGGTCAGCGTGCCACCGCCGATCCCGAGGAGCGCGGATACCATGCCGATCACCGCGCCCGTGAGGCCGAGCACCGCACGCCCAGGCAACTCGCGGTGCGGAGCCGGTTTGAAATCAACCAGCAGTTGCACGGCAACGACGATCTCGAATAGGCCGAACATGAGCCGCAACCCCCGCTCGGGGATGAGATCGGCAAGCGCGGCCCCGAGCGCGGCCCCGGCCAAGATCCCGGGCGTCAATCCCCGCACGGCGGTCCAATGCACGAAACCCCGGCGATGATGCGCCGAAGCCGAGGACATCGAGGTAAAGACCACGCTTGCGAGCGAACTGCCGATGGCGAGGTGCATGCAAATCTGCTCGGAGAATCCTTGCGCCAAAAACAAGAAATAAAGACCGGGCACGATCACGATGCCGCCTCCGATCCCGAGCAGCCCGGCGAGGATCCCGGCGAGCGTGCCGAGCGCCAGATAAGCGATCAGATTCGCCATCGTTACGGCAAGCGCCGAGCCAACGGCCGCCGTAATCCGCCGAACGGTGTGCGATCTCGGGCCCCGCCCTGCGTTCTGGTGCGCATACGTCGAGTGAGACTAGCACGCTACCGGGTCTAAGGGACCTTCCATAACCGCACGATCCGCGCCTTGCGGATCGCCGAATCGAATGAGAGTAGCGGCAAGTTAAACACCCGCGCCGTGGCTACGATAATGCGATCGGCCGGATCGCCGTGAAAGCGCGCGGGCAGCGTGCTCAGGCCCAACACCA
This window encodes:
- a CDS encoding sulfite exporter TauE/SafE family protein; its protein translation is MANLIAYLALGTLAGILAGLLGIGGGIVIVPGLYFLFLAQGFSEQICMHLAIGSSLASVVFTSMSSASAHHRRGFVHWTAVRGLTPGILAGAALGAALADLIPERGLRLMFGLFEIVVAVQLLVDFKPAPHRELPGRAVLGLTGAVIGMVSALLGIGGGTLTVPLLLWCNVSMHPAVGTSAACGLPIALAGALGFLITGWDGAGLPHWSSGYLYWPAVTAVAGGGVLFAPFGARLAHTLPVASLKRLFALVVAAIGIRILI
- a CDS encoding CCDC90 family protein, which codes for MASVTFDTLKFVERPKAAGVPEAQAKALAEA